The following proteins come from a genomic window of Methanocella conradii HZ254:
- a CDS encoding 30S ribosomal protein S12, protein MGYGKFAARKLAHDRKNYRWSDRDYARRVLRLDEKADPLEGAPQAKGIVLEKVGVEAKQPNSAIRKCIRIQLIKNGRQVTAFCPGDGAINFIDEHDEVTIEGIGGRMGGSYGDIPGVRFRVCKVNDVSLEELVKGKREKPLR, encoded by the coding sequence ATGGGATACGGAAAATTTGCAGCTCGTAAGCTCGCTCATGATAGAAAAAACTACAGGTGGAGCGATAGGGATTACGCCAGGCGCGTTTTAAGGCTAGATGAAAAGGCTGACCCGCTAGAGGGAGCGCCTCAGGCGAAGGGAATCGTACTGGAGAAGGTCGGGGTAGAGGCCAAGCAGCCGAACTCGGCGATCAGGAAGTGCATAAGGATACAGCTAATTAAGAATGGCAGGCAGGTCACTGCGTTCTGCCCCGGCGACGGCGCCATCAACTTCATCGATGAGCACGACGAGGTCACCATCGAGGGCATCGGTGGGCGGATGGGAGGCTCATATGGCGACATCCCCGGAGTGAGGTTCAGGGTGTGCAAGGTGAACGACGTCTCGCTCGAGGAGCTCGTCAAGGGCAAGAGAGAGAAGCCATTAAGGTAA
- a CDS encoding 30S ribosomal protein S7, with translation MSELLLFGKWDTTQVNIKDPSIKRYINLSPVLVPHTGGRLGKKQFGKADMPIVERLINKMMRNEFNTGEKIKCYNIVKDAFEIISQRTKQNPVQVLVDAIENAGPREDTVRLKYGGINVPKAVDVSPMRRVDQALMFIAQGAEKAAFKSKKSIEEALAEELIAASKGDVKSASVAKRDEKERVAKAAR, from the coding sequence TTGTCAGAGTTATTACTATTCGGCAAGTGGGATACGACCCAGGTCAACATCAAGGACCCCAGCATTAAGAGGTACATCAACCTCTCGCCCGTGCTCGTGCCGCACACCGGCGGCAGGCTGGGCAAAAAGCAGTTCGGCAAGGCCGATATGCCCATAGTTGAGCGCTTAATAAATAAGATGATGAGGAACGAGTTCAACACGGGCGAGAAGATAAAGTGCTATAACATAGTTAAGGACGCCTTTGAGATAATAAGCCAGAGGACGAAGCAGAACCCTGTGCAGGTGCTCGTGGACGCCATCGAGAACGCCGGCCCCCGTGAGGACACGGTGAGGCTCAAGTACGGCGGCATCAACGTCCCCAAGGCCGTGGACGTGTCGCCGATGAGGCGCGTAGACCAGGCGCTCATGTTCATCGCCCAGGGGGCGGAGAAGGCGGCATTCAAGTCCAAAAAGTCTATAGAAGAAGCGCTGGCTGAAGAGCTGATAGCCGCCTCGAAGGGAGACGTTAAGAGCGCTTCGGTTGCCAAGAGAGACGAAAAGGAGAGGGTAGCGAAGGCAGCCCGCTAA
- a CDS encoding 50S ribosomal protein L30e produces MQIDLDKSLRSVMRTGKVLVGTRQAIKASKRGVAKLVIVASNCPGEVKKQIKESNVPVYEFPGMSVDLGPMCGKPFIVSALTILDAGESDIMALARGVQSA; encoded by the coding sequence ATGCAGATAGACCTGGACAAGTCACTGAGAAGCGTTATGAGGACCGGCAAGGTCCTGGTCGGGACCAGGCAGGCCATCAAAGCAAGCAAACGCGGAGTAGCGAAACTTGTCATAGTGGCCTCCAACTGTCCCGGTGAAGTGAAGAAGCAGATAAAGGAGAGCAATGTGCCTGTTTACGAGTTCCCGGGCATGAGCGTGGACCTGGGGCCGATGTGCGGCAAGCCGTTCATCGTCTCGGCGCTGACCATACTGGACGCCGGCGAGTCGGATATCATGGCGTTGGCCAGAGGTGTACAGAGTGCCTGA
- a CDS encoding NusA-like transcription termination signal-binding factor gives MPEVSFTTETMSYIALFESLTGAHAKDCLVLEGEDSRIVFVVKSGDMGLAIGKNGNNINRVKKQIGRHIEVIEYSEDPKEFIKNLFQPATVKNIVLSTKGERTVAIVDVATKDKGLAIGKNGRNINKVKLLAQRHHKVDDVVINQK, from the coding sequence GTGCCTGAAGTCTCGTTTACCACGGAGACGATGAGCTACATCGCCCTATTCGAGTCGCTGACCGGGGCGCACGCTAAGGACTGCCTCGTCCTTGAGGGGGAGGACAGCCGCATCGTGTTCGTCGTCAAAAGCGGAGACATGGGCTTAGCCATCGGTAAAAATGGTAACAACATAAACAGGGTGAAGAAACAGATTGGAAGGCATATCGAAGTCATAGAATACTCTGAAGACCCGAAGGAGTTCATCAAGAACCTGTTCCAGCCGGCCACGGTAAAGAATATAGTGCTTTCGACAAAGGGCGAAAGGACGGTTGCCATTGTGGACGTAGCCACTAAGGATAAGGGGCTGGCAATCGGCAAGAACGGCAGGAACATCAACAAGGTCAAGTTACTCGCACAGAGGCATCATAAGGTAGACGATGTAGTCATAAACCAGAAGTGA
- the rpoA2 gene encoding DNA-directed RNA polymerase subunit A'' translates to MSISESTIEAELNKIDDLPYKIVQEIKESLKGVKLTKKQLEEIIEKTREAYKRARVENCEAVGMVAAQSIGEPGTQMTMRTFHYAGVAEIDVTLGLPRLIEIVDARREPSTPMMTIHLLPEIAGNRDAVKKLGWDLEETNVSDIASISTNLADMTIIIDVNEKQLLQRGMTMEEVADKIGEVTGLKLDVNENRITVHPEEPSYRDLLQMVETIRTILLKGIKGISRVVIRKEENEYVIYTQGSALKKVIHFEGVDAARTKTNNINEIAEVLGIEAARNAIINEALDTLSEQGLTVDIRHIMLVADMMTIDGEVKQIGRHGISGEKASVLSRAAFEVTVNHLLDAAVAGEVDELTGVTENVIVGQPIQLGTGDVELVTVSSFKKTKTKA, encoded by the coding sequence GTGAGCATCTCTGAATCCACAATAGAGGCTGAGCTCAACAAGATCGATGACCTGCCCTATAAAATAGTACAGGAAATAAAAGAAAGCCTTAAGGGCGTGAAGCTCACCAAGAAGCAGTTAGAGGAGATCATCGAGAAAACGCGGGAGGCCTACAAGCGCGCAAGGGTGGAGAACTGCGAGGCGGTGGGCATGGTGGCGGCACAGAGCATAGGCGAGCCTGGCACGCAGATGACGATGCGTACCTTCCACTATGCGGGCGTGGCCGAGATAGACGTCACGCTGGGCCTGCCCCGCCTTATCGAGATCGTGGACGCAAGGCGGGAGCCATCGACGCCAATGATGACTATCCATCTGCTGCCGGAGATAGCCGGAAACAGGGATGCCGTCAAAAAGCTCGGCTGGGACCTGGAGGAGACCAACGTCAGCGACATCGCCTCCATCTCCACGAATCTCGCAGACATGACCATTATCATCGACGTCAACGAAAAGCAGCTGCTCCAGAGGGGCATGACAATGGAGGAGGTCGCCGATAAGATCGGCGAGGTTACGGGGCTGAAGCTCGACGTGAACGAGAATCGTATCACGGTTCACCCTGAGGAGCCATCATACCGTGACCTGCTCCAGATGGTAGAAACGATACGAACGATACTTTTAAAAGGCATAAAAGGTATTAGTCGTGTCGTCATCCGCAAAGAAGAGAACGAGTACGTTATATATACTCAGGGCTCTGCGCTGAAGAAGGTAATCCACTTTGAAGGAGTGGATGCCGCGAGGACTAAGACAAATAACATAAACGAGATAGCCGAGGTCCTTGGAATCGAGGCGGCCAGGAACGCGATAATCAACGAGGCGCTGGACACGCTGTCCGAACAGGGCCTTACCGTTGACATAAGGCATATCATGCTCGTGGCAGACATGATGACCATCGACGGCGAGGTCAAGCAGATAGGCAGGCACGGCATATCCGGCGAGAAGGCAAGCGTGCTATCCAGGGCGGCCTTCGAGGTCACGGTTAACCACCTTCTGGACGCGGCAGTCGCGGGTGAGGTCGATGAGCTGACCGGGGTGACGGAAAACGTCATAGTAGGCCAGCCGATACAGCTCGGCACGGGGGACGTAGAGCTCGTCACCGTCTCGAGCTTCAAGAAAACGAAAACCAAAGCGTAA